The Carnobacterium sp. 17-4 genome has a window encoding:
- a CDS encoding Lrp/AsnC family transcriptional regulator, which produces MDSIDKQIIQLLGDNARASLKEIAAETFLSSPAVSARIARLENEGIITGYSAQINLHKLGYHITAFINLELSPNQKPTFYPFVKACPNILECNCVTGEYSMLLKVAFPSTVELDGFIGELQQFGKTYTQIVFSTSIEPRGVQLKE; this is translated from the coding sequence ATGGATAGTATTGATAAACAGATTATTCAATTATTGGGAGATAATGCACGAGCATCATTAAAAGAGATTGCAGCTGAAACATTTTTATCCTCTCCCGCCGTATCTGCACGGATTGCTCGTTTAGAGAATGAAGGGATCATTACAGGCTATTCAGCTCAAATAAATTTACATAAGTTAGGTTATCATATTACTGCGTTCATCAATTTGGAACTGAGTCCTAATCAAAAACCGACATTTTATCCATTTGTCAAAGCATGCCCTAATATCCTTGAATGCAATTGTGTAACAGGAGAGTACTCCATGCTTTTAAAAGTGGCTTTTCCATCTACGGTTGAGCTAGATGGGTTTATTGGTGAATTACAGCAGTTTGGAAAAACCTATACACAGATTGTTTTTTCGACTAGCATAGAACCTAGAGGGGTTCAGTTAAAAGAGTAG
- a CDS encoding NAD(P)H-quinone oxidoreductase produces the protein MKAVSIKNPGGSEVLEIQEKLIPEAKQGQLLVKVKASAINRTDIMTRENKQLTKPYPILGVEVAGVVVENSSTANKELVPGTRVAGLVNHGGYAEYVVMPSNRAIVIPDNMNYEDAAAIPEVFLTAYQTLYWLGNLKPEETVLIHAGASGVGTAAIQMAKKVTKARVIVTAGSDEKLQFCKELGADKLINYKEEEFDQIILDYTEQKGVDLILDFIGASYWEKNLNSIKIDGRWIVIGVLGGAIVENVNLGKVLQKRITLKGTLLTPRSDDYKARLTNEFIENVMPYFEKKVIKPIVDTAFMLEDVAKAHRYMEESKNTGKIILKIEK, from the coding sequence ATGAAAGCTGTATCCATTAAAAATCCAGGTGGTAGTGAAGTATTAGAAATTCAAGAAAAATTAATTCCAGAAGCCAAACAAGGCCAGCTGTTAGTTAAAGTTAAAGCAAGTGCTATAAATAGAACCGATATCATGACACGTGAGAATAAGCAATTGACTAAGCCTTATCCAATATTAGGAGTAGAAGTTGCAGGAGTTGTAGTTGAAAATAGTAGTACTGCAAATAAAGAATTGGTTCCTGGAACACGCGTTGCAGGACTAGTGAACCATGGTGGTTATGCAGAATATGTAGTAATGCCTTCAAATCGTGCCATTGTTATACCGGATAACATGAACTATGAAGACGCAGCTGCTATTCCAGAAGTTTTTCTAACTGCCTATCAAACCCTTTATTGGTTAGGTAATTTAAAACCAGAAGAAACGGTTTTGATTCATGCAGGAGCAAGTGGTGTAGGAACAGCGGCTATTCAAATGGCAAAAAAAGTGACAAAAGCACGGGTAATTGTTACTGCAGGTTCAGACGAGAAATTGCAATTTTGCAAAGAACTGGGTGCAGATAAACTAATCAATTATAAAGAAGAAGAGTTTGACCAAATCATACTAGACTACACTGAACAAAAAGGTGTTGATTTGATACTAGATTTCATCGGTGCTTCATACTGGGAAAAAAATTTAAACAGTATAAAAATCGATGGACGTTGGATCGTTATTGGGGTATTAGGTGGAGCAATAGTTGAAAATGTCAATTTGGGTAAAGTATTGCAAAAACGAATTACATTAAAAGGTACGTTGTTAACACCTAGAAGTGATGATTATAAAGCTCGCTTAACCAATGAATTTATTGAAAATGTTATGCCTTATTTTGAAAAAAAAGTAATCAAACCTATTGTAGATACTGCTTTTATGCTTGAGGATGTAGCCAAAGCTCATCGCTATATGGAAGAAAGTAAAAACACAGGGAAAATCATTTTAAAAATTGAAAAATAG
- the mscL gene encoding large conductance mechanosensitive channel protein MscL, whose amino-acid sequence MKKFMDEFKEFAFKGNVLDLAVGVVIGSAFTAIVTALVNFIIMPLVGILTGGTDIQNLSIEVGGAKLEYGAFLQAVVDFILIALVVFIFIKFINNAANKFKKAEEVVDEVEIPVAEQYLKEIRDLLAEDKENRNS is encoded by the coding sequence ATGAAAAAATTTATGGACGAATTTAAAGAATTTGCTTTCAAAGGAAATGTTCTTGATTTAGCCGTCGGTGTTGTTATCGGTTCTGCCTTTACAGCCATTGTTACTGCTCTTGTTAATTTTATTATTATGCCTCTTGTGGGTATTTTAACCGGTGGAACGGATATACAAAATCTATCCATCGAAGTTGGAGGCGCTAAATTAGAATATGGTGCTTTCTTGCAAGCAGTCGTGGATTTCATTCTAATTGCGCTTGTCGTCTTTATCTTTATTAAATTCATTAATAATGCTGCAAATAAATTTAAAAAAGCCGAAGAAGTTGTTGATGAAGTTGAAATTCCGGTAGCAGAACAATACCTTAAAGAAATTCGCGATTTATTAGCAGAAGATAAAGAAAATCGTAACAGCTAG
- the rsmI gene encoding 16S rRNA (cytidine(1402)-2'-O)-methyltransferase, which yields MQSQKSFEQSQGGSLYLIPTPIGNLEDMTFRGVRLLKEVDLIASEDTRTTQKLLNHYEIKTPQISFHEHNTQERIHQLIEKLETGMTIAQVSDAGMPSISDPGHELVVACIQAGIPVIPLPGANAGLTALIASGISPQPFYFFGFLPRKKKDQLVALEELNHRPETIILYESPHRLKEVLKNMSTVFGMNRRIVCCRELTKRYEEFIRGTIEEAIEWSMTNEIRGEFCLIIEGNSEGTLLAEEDTSWESLSLKEHVDAMINDRDFTSKDAIKEVAKLRGLKKQEVYAAFHEF from the coding sequence ATGCAGAGTCAAAAGAGTTTTGAGCAATCTCAAGGCGGAAGTTTATACCTTATCCCTACGCCTATTGGCAATTTGGAAGATATGACTTTTAGAGGGGTAAGATTGTTAAAAGAAGTAGATTTGATTGCGTCTGAAGATACACGTACAACACAAAAGCTGTTAAATCACTATGAAATAAAAACACCTCAAATCAGTTTTCATGAGCATAATACACAAGAAAGAATTCATCAACTGATTGAAAAATTAGAAACGGGGATGACGATTGCGCAAGTAAGTGATGCGGGAATGCCTTCTATTAGTGATCCCGGTCATGAATTAGTGGTAGCGTGTATCCAAGCTGGTATTCCAGTTATTCCTTTGCCTGGAGCAAATGCTGGACTAACAGCATTGATTGCTTCTGGAATAAGCCCTCAGCCGTTTTATTTCTTTGGCTTTCTACCGCGTAAGAAAAAAGATCAACTCGTTGCTTTAGAAGAGTTGAATCATCGACCTGAAACGATTATTTTATACGAATCGCCACACCGTTTAAAAGAAGTTTTGAAAAACATGTCAACCGTTTTTGGAATGAATCGCCGCATTGTTTGTTGCCGTGAATTAACGAAACGCTATGAAGAATTTATAAGAGGAACGATTGAAGAAGCGATTGAATGGTCCATGACGAATGAAATTAGAGGCGAATTTTGTTTGATTATTGAAGGCAATAGTGAAGGGACTCTTTTAGCAGAAGAAGACACTAGTTGGGAATCTTTGTCGCTAAAGGAGCATGTTGATGCAATGATAAACGATAGGGACTTTACTAGTAAAGATGCCATTAAAGAAGTTGCTAAATTACGAGGGTTAAAAAAACAAGAAGTTTATGCAGCTTTTCATGAATTTTAG
- a CDS encoding aspartate ammonia-lyase — protein sequence MNTRIEFDSIGSLPIPNEAYYGVQSLRAKNNFSLSGEKLHPILIKKLALIKKVAALTNYQEKNLSAPITEAICKASDEIIAGHFQADFIVDAIQGGAGTSANMNMNEVIAHRASEILGGTKETYELVHPNDHVNCSQSTNDVFPTAGKLTVLELLPQLISTLTYLEKSLERKAAEFSNVIKMGRTQLQDAVPTTLGRSFKAYQSAVQRDIQQLTTITSEMYTLNIGATAIGNSINASAGYSATIAKNLAHELKLPLQQADDLYDATQNVDGFVRVSGVVKTAAVTLSKMCNDLRLLSSGPKTGFGEINLPAMQNGSSIMPGKVNPVIPEVVSQVAFQIIGNDLTITMAAESGQLELNPFEPIIFRNLFSSIELLTNAVTTLTDNCIIGITANEAHCRSQVEQSPGIVTALCPLIGYQKASELAKESLQTGISIRHILLEKNWLSAEKVNELLDLEKLAKGIVSSNHAAVSVLA from the coding sequence ATGAATACACGAATAGAATTTGACTCAATCGGCAGCTTACCCATTCCAAATGAAGCTTATTATGGAGTACAGTCCCTACGAGCAAAAAATAATTTTTCCCTATCCGGTGAAAAGTTGCATCCTATCCTTATAAAAAAATTAGCGCTCATAAAAAAAGTAGCCGCACTCACCAATTATCAAGAAAAGAACCTATCAGCTCCAATTACAGAGGCTATCTGTAAAGCAAGTGATGAAATTATTGCCGGACACTTTCAAGCTGATTTTATCGTTGATGCTATTCAAGGCGGCGCTGGAACTTCAGCAAATATGAATATGAATGAAGTTATTGCACACCGTGCCAGTGAAATTCTTGGAGGAACAAAAGAAACCTATGAACTGGTCCACCCTAATGATCACGTGAACTGCTCTCAATCAACGAATGATGTTTTTCCAACAGCCGGAAAGCTAACGGTCTTAGAACTTCTGCCACAACTTATTTCAACTCTCACCTATTTGGAAAAATCATTGGAGCGAAAAGCAGCAGAATTTTCAAACGTTATCAAAATGGGAAGAACGCAATTGCAAGATGCTGTACCTACAACTTTAGGACGTTCTTTCAAAGCCTATCAATCTGCTGTTCAGCGTGACATTCAACAGTTAACTACCATCACAAGTGAGATGTATACTCTTAACATTGGCGCTACAGCTATTGGAAATAGCATCAATGCCTCCGCAGGTTATTCAGCGACAATTGCCAAAAATCTTGCTCATGAACTGAAGCTGCCTTTACAACAAGCTGATGATCTATACGATGCTACTCAAAACGTTGATGGATTTGTTCGTGTTTCAGGAGTTGTAAAAACAGCTGCTGTTACTCTCTCCAAAATGTGCAACGACCTCCGCTTATTGTCTAGTGGCCCAAAAACTGGTTTCGGGGAAATCAATTTGCCCGCGATGCAAAATGGATCTTCAATCATGCCAGGAAAAGTTAACCCGGTTATTCCAGAAGTCGTTTCTCAAGTGGCTTTTCAAATTATCGGCAATGATCTTACGATTACCATGGCTGCCGAATCTGGTCAGCTTGAATTAAATCCATTTGAACCTATTATTTTTCGGAATCTTTTCAGCTCTATAGAACTGCTGACAAATGCTGTGACGACCTTAACAGATAACTGCATTATTGGCATTACTGCCAATGAAGCACACTGTCGGAGTCAAGTTGAACAAAGCCCCGGAATCGTTACCGCTCTTTGTCCTTTGATCGGTTATCAAAAGGCAAGTGAACTAGCAAAAGAATCCTTACAAACTGGAATTTCCATTCGCCATATTCTCCTTGAAAAGAACTGGTTATCCGCAGAAAAAGTCAATGAACTGCTTGATTTAGAAAAATTAGCTAAAGGTATTGTTTCATCAAACCATGCAGCTGTTTCTGTGTTAGCATAA
- a CDS encoding NAD(P)/FAD-dependent oxidoreductase codes for MTQHKRIAIIGGGIVGATAAFYLSQKNYEVALYDDGVGQATSAAAGIICPWLSQRRNKEWYQLASKGAAFYPQLMDDLGESLTHSDIYQQVGALVFKKNLSLLKKLEKTALKRLETAPEIGELTLLSPKEIKAKFPLYDSEESALFASGGARVDGSLLTKRLINQAQSNGLRYYSEKVTLSSPNSSEYVIHTKIQAKTYDTVVLAVGAWLPELLKPLGLDVDIRPQKGQLVQLHLQEEMSNWPVIMPDGEKDIIPFANGKIIVGATHENDGGYDLTPTKEKLELMLEEAIELAPGLKNATITGIRVGTRAYTSDFAPFFGVIPEYPNLFTASGLGSSGLTSGPLIGHMLSQLISGEATDLPLSNYPVDQYIKKNEH; via the coding sequence ATGACACAACACAAACGAATTGCAATAATCGGCGGTGGTATAGTAGGAGCGACTGCTGCATTTTACCTTAGTCAAAAAAATTATGAAGTAGCTCTCTATGATGATGGTGTAGGACAAGCCACTTCTGCTGCTGCTGGAATCATATGCCCTTGGCTATCTCAACGACGCAATAAAGAATGGTACCAATTAGCTTCAAAAGGCGCCGCTTTTTATCCACAACTTATGGATGATTTGGGCGAATCGCTTACTCATTCAGATATCTATCAACAAGTAGGCGCTTTGGTCTTTAAAAAAAATCTAAGTTTATTAAAAAAGTTAGAAAAAACAGCGCTCAAACGTCTAGAAACAGCTCCAGAGATTGGGGAACTGACTCTCCTATCACCGAAGGAAATCAAAGCTAAGTTTCCATTATATGACTCTGAAGAATCTGCTTTATTTGCTTCCGGTGGCGCGCGAGTAGATGGCTCTTTATTGACAAAAAGACTGATTAATCAAGCTCAATCTAATGGTCTTCGTTATTATTCAGAAAAAGTCACCCTCTCTTCTCCAAATTCAAGTGAGTATGTTATTCATACCAAAATCCAAGCTAAAACGTATGACACAGTTGTTTTAGCAGTTGGCGCCTGGTTACCCGAATTATTAAAACCACTTGGCTTAGACGTTGATATTCGCCCACAAAAAGGGCAATTAGTTCAACTTCACTTACAAGAAGAGATGTCAAACTGGCCTGTTATCATGCCTGATGGTGAAAAAGATATCATTCCTTTTGCAAATGGAAAAATCATTGTAGGAGCTACTCATGAAAATGATGGCGGATATGATTTAACACCTACTAAAGAAAAGTTAGAGCTTATGCTAGAAGAAGCGATAGAACTTGCTCCTGGATTGAAAAACGCAACCATTACAGGAATCCGCGTAGGTACAAGGGCTTATACATCTGACTTCGCACCTTTTTTTGGTGTTATTCCAGAGTACCCTAACCTTTTTACAGCTAGTGGTTTAGGATCTTCAGGGTTAACTTCTGGACCTTTGATTGGGCACATGTTAAGCCAACTTATCTCAGGTGAAGCTACTGACTTACCGCTCTCTAATTATCCAGTTGACCAATACATTAAAAAAAATGAACACTAA
- a CDS encoding GIY-YIG nuclease family protein — translation MESVSYFYVLYCQDGSLYGGYTTDLERRELEHNQGIGAKYTKPQTRRPVKMIYAEGYCSRSEATKAEYAFKKQTRKNKLTYLTNQGIIFPIELANPCLLNMEQMNIKEGEKNAESKEF, via the coding sequence ATGGAATCCGTTAGTTATTTTTATGTCTTATATTGTCAAGATGGAAGTTTGTATGGCGGATATACTACAGATCTTGAGAGAAGAGAATTAGAACATAATCAAGGTATTGGCGCTAAGTATACTAAGCCGCAAACGAGAAGACCGGTAAAAATGATTTATGCAGAAGGGTACTGTTCTAGAAGTGAAGCGACAAAAGCAGAATATGCTTTTAAAAAACAAACTCGAAAAAATAAACTCACTTATTTGACCAATCAAGGAATTATATTTCCCATCGAATTAGCGAATCCTTGTTTATTAAATATGGAGCAAATGAACATAAAGGAAGGTGAAAAAAATGCAGAGTCAAAAGAGTTTTGA
- the holB gene encoding DNA polymerase III subunit delta', translating to MKIEEKLIWLQPLLLKQFKKTVQQKQLAHAYLFEGVSGTGKKEMSLWLAASLLCKESSGNLPCENCQNCRRVFEHQHPDVIEIVPEGLSIKVEQVRNLKAEFSKSGVESQQKIFIVEDVEKMTPGAANSLLKFLEEPEGSAVAFLLTTAKNRILPTILSRCQLVHFQSLTKKKLMAELETRGLSVNQASLLVQLTNSVEEAIELNGDEWFQEAKTIIWKWFTLITNKDNQSFVYVQTTIMPHFKDRDAHRRLVDLILLAYRDILMLHYGTVDVLAYARYQKELDHIKTEYSSKAVVQAIEAVLLSRKKLESNVNAQGVFEQLVLQLMK from the coding sequence ATGAAAATCGAAGAAAAATTAATTTGGCTACAGCCTTTATTACTCAAGCAATTCAAAAAAACGGTACAGCAAAAACAATTAGCTCATGCGTACCTTTTTGAAGGCGTTTCAGGAACCGGAAAAAAAGAGATGAGTTTGTGGTTAGCAGCTAGTTTACTTTGCAAAGAGAGCTCTGGAAATCTCCCATGTGAAAACTGCCAAAACTGTCGACGCGTCTTTGAACACCAACATCCAGATGTGATAGAAATTGTGCCAGAGGGCTTATCTATAAAAGTAGAACAAGTTCGTAATTTAAAAGCGGAGTTTTCAAAAAGCGGTGTAGAAAGTCAACAGAAGATCTTCATTGTTGAAGATGTTGAAAAGATGACTCCAGGGGCTGCGAATAGTTTGCTCAAATTTTTAGAAGAACCGGAAGGCAGCGCCGTAGCATTTTTATTGACAACTGCTAAGAACCGCATACTTCCAACTATTTTATCGAGATGTCAGTTGGTTCATTTTCAATCTTTAACTAAAAAGAAATTGATGGCTGAACTTGAAACTAGAGGACTTTCAGTTAATCAAGCTTCATTGTTAGTGCAATTGACTAATAGTGTAGAAGAAGCTATTGAACTAAATGGAGACGAATGGTTTCAAGAAGCTAAAACGATTATTTGGAAATGGTTTACACTAATTACAAATAAAGATAATCAAAGTTTTGTTTACGTACAAACAACGATCATGCCTCATTTTAAAGATCGCGATGCACATCGAAGGTTAGTGGATTTAATTTTGTTAGCCTATCGAGACATATTGATGCTCCATTATGGTACAGTTGATGTATTAGCATACGCACGTTACCAAAAAGAACTGGATCACATTAAAACAGAGTATTCAAGTAAAGCCGTTGTGCAAGCTATTGAAGCAGTCTTACTCAGTCGCAAAAAACTAGAGAGTAATGTTAATGCTCAAGGTGTTTTCGAACAGCTGGTCTTACAATTAATGAAGTAA
- a CDS encoding tRNA1(Val) (adenine(37)-N6)-methyltransferase, with product MIIEGSVIVNQWLQGDERMDQLLSHNLSIIQSPSVFSFSLDAVLLADFAQPAKHNRAKVVDLCAGNGVVGLLLSQKTSSPIVGIEIQERLVGMAKRTIQLNELEHQVSIIHGDLSEASKWIQKDTVDTLTCNPPYFAVGEKSIKNPNSHLAIARHELHTNLDEVMKVSSDLLKMNGKAYFVHRPDRLIEILETMKKHRIAPKKMRLVYPKVGKEANTLLIEGIKDGKDTGFRVLPPLFVYGEDNNYLPEVSAMLHGIR from the coding sequence ATGATAATTGAAGGAAGTGTCATAGTGAATCAGTGGTTACAAGGTGATGAACGGATGGATCAGTTGCTCAGTCATAACTTATCCATCATCCAGAGCCCATCAGTCTTTTCATTTTCATTAGATGCAGTATTGTTAGCAGATTTTGCTCAACCTGCTAAACACAATCGTGCCAAAGTTGTTGATTTATGTGCAGGCAATGGAGTTGTTGGCTTGTTGCTCAGTCAAAAAACGAGTAGTCCGATTGTTGGAATTGAAATACAAGAAAGATTGGTTGGGATGGCAAAAAGAACCATCCAATTAAATGAATTAGAACACCAAGTTTCTATTATACATGGAGATTTAAGTGAAGCGTCCAAGTGGATACAAAAAGACACTGTAGATACCTTAACGTGTAACCCGCCGTACTTTGCTGTGGGAGAAAAAAGCATAAAAAATCCTAATTCTCATTTAGCTATTGCCAGACATGAGTTGCATACAAACTTAGATGAGGTTATGAAAGTATCGAGTGACTTATTAAAAATGAATGGAAAAGCTTACTTTGTTCATCGTCCAGATCGGTTAATTGAAATCTTGGAAACCATGAAAAAACACCGGATTGCCCCCAAAAAGATGCGTTTGGTTTACCCTAAAGTTGGAAAAGAAGCTAACACGTTATTGATTGAAGGGATAAAAGATGGGAAAGATACAGGATTTCGTGTTTTACCACCATTATTTGTATATGGTGAGGACAACAATTATCTACCAGAAGTGAGTGCGATGCTGCATGGAATCCGTTAG
- a CDS encoding initiation-control protein YabA, whose product MDKKTLYDSFTQIELDTDATLHQISKIKKEVETLVEENATLRIENQHLRDRLSDLEKLQRSDEEVVEPEMSKSRLNLEKLYEDGFHVCNVFYGSRRVNDEPCAFCLDVIYGERR is encoded by the coding sequence ATGGACAAAAAAACTTTATATGATAGTTTTACTCAAATAGAACTTGATACGGATGCTACACTCCATCAAATTTCTAAAATCAAAAAAGAGGTTGAAACATTGGTCGAAGAAAATGCTACTCTTCGCATTGAAAATCAACACTTGAGAGACCGGTTAAGTGATCTTGAAAAGTTGCAACGATCAGACGAGGAAGTTGTGGAACCAGAAATGAGTAAATCGCGTTTAAATCTTGAAAAGTTATATGAAGATGGATTTCATGTGTGTAATGTATTTTATGGTTCAAGAAGAGTAAATGATGAGCCTTGCGCCTTTTGTTTAGATGTTATTTATGGTGAAAGAAGATAA